One genomic window of Cannabis sativa cultivar Pink pepper isolate KNU-18-1 chromosome 2, ASM2916894v1, whole genome shotgun sequence includes the following:
- the LOC115721406 gene encoding protein GAMETOPHYTE DEFECTIVE 1, with product MGFFDLNIPYLEALPSDKATRIKLATMAMELGYSGVAYTRTIKGVMSERDRCSIPLLTLSSLLKLSPSLASSVYFHRGLLGVPKASPFRQYTRLTVNADSPSQAQALNSGNPILKTYDLVSVRPLNQTIFDQACERLEVDIIAIDFSEKLPFRLKLPMVKAAIKRGVFFEITYSNLIIDIQARRQMITSAKLLVDWTRGKNLIISSAASSVFELRGPYDVANLSFLLGLSLEQAKAAVSKNCRALITKALRKKQFHKDAIKVEVISSGEQIESDKPWSSDLFKWDPISSGDGDLQLEDLEKSFAASNDVSKNSKAIDFTSIIGSLPSHGFQVKDLISGDSQSHDNSKNVAFVAEATPVLDSTDGDFKQHNRLNLPKPSATSFYEARFKQQSFGNQNSQVLCSTDTDSLPDSVDIGELTTAMKVEAINPSQPAVDSDLLRAQTCDSPNEYVINKSDVLDSAFCVDYKEETLTLSKATDLPAVNEEQNLIVCNTSLEAIDDLMNEDFLNQEECLPSNISALHEEEQSDEPGFGPFVEDNKPVANCEPLDETMEDQIEAECSHLSIVKSPPGELKAKGKMRRQALLLPLKHRLSTSPFKKKSRKSKRKSKQV from the exons ATGGGTTTCTTTGATCTCAATATACCATATTTGGAGGCCTTGCCGTCTGATAAGGCTACTCGGATCAAGCTAGCTACTATGGCCATGGAGCTCGGTTACTCCGGAGTTGCTTACACCCGTACCATCAAGGGTGTGATGTCAGAACGTGATCGTTGCTCCATTCCCCTTCTTACTCTCTCTTCTCTCCTCAAGCTCTCCCCCTCTCTCGCCTCCTCTGTCTATTTCCACCGTGGCCTCCTTGGTGTACCAAAAGCCTCGCCTTTTCGACAGTACACGCGCCTTACTGTCAATGCTGATAGTCCCTCTCAAGCTCAGGCTCTCAATTCTGGAAATCCTATTTTGAAGACTTACGATTTGGTCTCTGTTAGGCCCTTGAATCAGACCATCTTCGATCAGGCCTGCGAAAGATTGGAG GTAGATATTATTGCGATCGACTTCTCAGAAAAGCTGCCCTTCCGTTTGAAGTTGCCCATGGTTAAAGCTGCTATAAAG CGTGGTGTGTTTTTCGAAATTACCTATTCAAACCTCATTATTGATATTCAAGCGAGGAGGCAAATGATAACAAGTGCTAAG TTACTTGTAGATTGGACTCGAGGGAAGAATCTAATTATCTCTAGCGCTGCCTCTTCTGTTTTTGAACTAAGAGGGCCATATGATGTTGCGAATTTGTCATTTCTGCTTGGGCTCTCTCTTGAACAAGCTAAGGCAGCTGTTTCCAAAAATTGTAG GGCTCTTATAACGAAAGCTTTGAGAAAAAAACAATTTCATAAAGATGCCATCAAGGTTGAAGTGATATCATCAGGAGAACAAATTGAATCTGATAAACCCTGGTCTAGTGACTTGTTTAAATGGGATCCCATCTCTAGTGGTGATGGGGATTTGCAGTTGGAGGATCTTGAGAAGTCTTTTGCTGCTTCCAATGATGTATCCAAAAATTCAAAAGCCATTGATTTCACTTCCATTATTGGAAGTTTACCTTCACATGGATTTCAAGTTAAGGATTTGATATCTGGAGATTCACAATCACATGATAATAGCAAAAATGTTGCTTTTGTTGCTGAAGCAACTCCAGTACTAGATTCAACAGACGGAGACTTTAAACAGCACAACAGGCTTAATCTTCCTAAACCAAGTGCAACTTCATTTTATGAAGCCCGATTTAAGCAACAATCCTTTGGAAATCAAAATTCTCAAGTTTTATGCTCTACTGATACAGACAGTTTGCCAGATTCTGTAGACATTGGAGAATTGACAACAGCCATGAAGGTAGAAGCAATTAATCCAAGTCAGCCCGCTGTAGATAGTGATTTGCTTCGGGCACAAACTTGTGATTCACCAAATGAGTAtgtaataaacaaatctgatgTTTTAGATTCTGCTTTTTGTGTTGACTATAAGGAAGAGACTTTGACTCTCTCCAAAGCTACAGATCTTCCTGCTGTTAATGAAGAACAGAATCTTATAGTCTGTAATACATCGTTGGAGGCAATAGATGATCTGATGAATGAGGACTTTTTAAATCAAGAAGAATGTTTGCCCTCGAATATTTCGGCTTTACATGAAGAGGAACAATCCGATGAACCTGGGTTTGGTCCATTTGTAGAGGATAATAAACCAGTTGCAAATTGTGAACCATTAGATGAAACAATGGAGGATCAAATTGAGGCAGAATGCAGTCATCTTTCCATTGTTAAATCTCCGCCAG GGGAATTGAAAGCGAAAGGAAAGATGCGGCGTCAAGCTTTGTTACTTCCTCTCAAGCACAGGTTGAGTACCTCTCCTTTTAAGAAAAAGTCTCGTAAAAGCAAAAGAAAAAGTAAGCAGGTTTAG
- the LOC115718829 gene encoding zinc finger protein CO3, which produces MYGNYSSPIYTRAADNGQSEWGFQFHHQGMAYHPQLEDVLEQPVSNSSTASSGCSSYSSPSSLGSAAAHHLQRSESSHSLQNKNNGAHRALSSVAELLIDSQTSSVRRVYSTGDLQRIKMMQHSYRYSSSESPISSESNAIIEGMNKACRYSPEEKKERIERYRSKRNQRNFNKKIKYACRKTLADSRPRIRGRFARNEEIIERNCDEILGQDQDDDQYYWTQINNNNNNNYNNGIHEDQEDQYNNHDHDDDENWINLLDAFSSNFIPN; this is translated from the exons ATGTACGGGAACTACAGCAGCCCAATATACACACGCGCCGCCGATAATGGACAGAGCGAGTGGGGGTTTCAATTTCATCATCAAGGGATGGCGTACCATCCCCAGCTGGAAGATGTGCTGGAACAGCCCGTCAGCAATAGTAGTACTGCTAGCAGCGGCTGCAGCAGCTACAGCTCGCCGAGCTCGCTGGGCTCGGCGGCAGCTCATCATCTTCAGCGGAGCGAGAGCAGTCATTCCCTTCAGAATAAGAATAATGGTGCCCACCGAGCTCTTTCCTCAGTCGCCGAGTTGTTGATTGACTCGCAAACCAGCTCTGTTAGGAGAGTCTACAGCACTGGTGACTTGCAG AGAATTAAGATGATGCAACATAGTTATCGATATTCATCGAGTGAGAGCCCAATATCGAGTGAGAGTAATGCAATCATAGAAGGGATGAACAAAGCATGTCGTTACAGTCCAgaagagaaaaaagagagaattgaGAGGTATAGAAGCAAGAGAAACCAGAGGAacttcaacaagaaaattaag tATGCATGTAGGAAAACACTGGCAGATAGTAGGCCACGCATAAGGGGACGATTTGCAAGAAATGAagaaataattgaaagaaattgtGATGAGATATTAGGTCAAGATCAAGACGATGATCAGTACTATTGGACccaaatcaataataataataataataattataataatgggATTCATGAAGATCAGGAAGATCAATATAATAATCATgatcatgatgatgatgagaatTGGATTAACTTACTTGATGCTTTCTCCTCAAATTTCATTCCTAATTAA
- the LOC115719770 gene encoding histone H4 gives MSGRGKGGKGLGKGGAKRHRKVLRDNIQGITKPAIRRLARRGGVKRISGLIYEETRGVLKIFLENVIRDAVTYTEHARRKTVTAMDVVYALKRQGRTLYGFGG, from the coding sequence ATGTCTGGGCGTGGAAAAGGAGGAAAGGGTTTGGGCAAGGGAGGTGCGAAGAGGCATCGCAAAGTGCTTCGTGATAACATCCAGGGTATCACCAAGCCAGCAATTCGGCGATTGGCTCGACGAGGTGGTGTGAAGCGTATCAGTGGTCTTATCTACGAAGAGACCCGTGGAGTTCTCAAGATCTTCTTGGAGAATGTTATTCGTGATGCTGTCACTTACACTGAGCACGCCAGGAGGAAGACTGTGACTGCCATGGACGTTGTTTATGCACTCAAGAGACAAGGCAGGACTCTCTACGGTTTTGGAGGTTAA